The following coding sequences lie in one Chionomys nivalis chromosome 8, mChiNiv1.1, whole genome shotgun sequence genomic window:
- the Sult1a2 gene encoding sulfotransferase 1A2 isoform X2, with translation MELIEDISRPPLVYVKGIPLIKYFAEALGPLQNFTPWSDDLLISTYPKSGTTWMSEILDMIYQGGEVEKCLRAPIYARVPFLEFGCPGVPSGLESLAETPALRLLKTHLPLSLLPQSLLDQKTKMIYIARNAKDVAVSYYNFYNMAKVHPDPGTWDSFLDNFMEGKVSYGSWYQHVKEWWELTRSHPVLYLFYEDLKENPKREIKKVLEFLGRSLPEETVDLIVHHTSFKEMKENPMTNYTTLPSAVMDHDVSPFMRKGTTGDWKNIFTVAQNERFDAHYAKMMRGCNLKFRCNL, from the exons ATGGAGTTGATTGAGGATATCTCCCGTCCACCACTGGTGTATGTGAAGGGTATCCCACTCATCAAATATTTTGCGGAGGCTCTTGGGCCATTGCAGAACTTCACTCCCTGGTCTGATGACTTGCTTATCAGCACATACCCAAAGTCTG GTACTACCTGGATGAGTGAGATCCTGGATATGATCTACCAGGGAGGCGAGGTAGAAAAGTGTCTCCGGGCCCCCATCTATGCCCGGGTGCCCTTCCTTGAGTTTGGATGCCCGGGAGTTCCCTCAG GTCTTGAATCTTTGGCAGAGACACCAGCCCTGCGGCTCCTTAAGACACATCTGCCACTGTCCTTGCTCCCTCAGAGTCTGCTGGATCAGAAGACcaag ATGATCTACATTGCCAGAAATGCAAAGGATGTGGCCGTCTCCTATTATAACTTCTACAACATGGCCAAGGTGCACCCTGATCCAGGCACCTGGGACAGCTTCCTGGACAACTTCATGGAGGGGAAAG TGTCCTATGGGTCGTGGTACCAGCACGTGAAGGAGTGGTGGGAGCTGACACGCTCTCACCCTGTTCTCTATCTCTTCTATGAAGACCTGAAGGAG AATCCAAAAAGGGAGATCAAGAAGGTCCTAGAGTTTTTGGGGCGCTCTTTGCCTGAGGAGACCGTGGATCTCATTGTTCACCACACATCCTTCAAGGAAATGAAGGAGAACCCCATGACTAACTACACCACTCTCCCCTCTGCAGTCATGGACCATGACGTTTCTCCCTTCATGAGGAAAG gTACCACTGGGGACTGGAAAAACATCTTCACTGTAGCTCAGAATGAGCGCTTTGATGCCCACTATGCTAAGATGATGAGAGGCTGCAATCTCAAATTCCGTTGCAATCTGTAA
- the Sult1a2 gene encoding sulfotransferase 1A2 isoform X1: MELIEDISRPPLVYVKGIPLIKYFAEALGPLQNFTPWSDDLLISTYPKSGTTWMSEILDMIYQGGEVEKCLRAPIYARVPFLEFGCPGVPSGLESLAETPALRLLKTHLPLSLLPQSLLDQKTKMIYIARNAKDVAVSYYNFYNMAKVHPDPGTWDSFLDNFMEGKVSYGSWYQHVKEWWELTRSHPVLYLFYEDLKENPKREIKKVLEFLGRSLPEETVDLIVHHTSFKEMKENPMTNYTTLPSAVMDHDVSPFMRKGTTGDWKNIFTVAQNERFDAHYAKMMRGCNLKFRCNLKSEPTE; the protein is encoded by the exons ATGGAGTTGATTGAGGATATCTCCCGTCCACCACTGGTGTATGTGAAGGGTATCCCACTCATCAAATATTTTGCGGAGGCTCTTGGGCCATTGCAGAACTTCACTCCCTGGTCTGATGACTTGCTTATCAGCACATACCCAAAGTCTG GTACTACCTGGATGAGTGAGATCCTGGATATGATCTACCAGGGAGGCGAGGTAGAAAAGTGTCTCCGGGCCCCCATCTATGCCCGGGTGCCCTTCCTTGAGTTTGGATGCCCGGGAGTTCCCTCAG GTCTTGAATCTTTGGCAGAGACACCAGCCCTGCGGCTCCTTAAGACACATCTGCCACTGTCCTTGCTCCCTCAGAGTCTGCTGGATCAGAAGACcaag ATGATCTACATTGCCAGAAATGCAAAGGATGTGGCCGTCTCCTATTATAACTTCTACAACATGGCCAAGGTGCACCCTGATCCAGGCACCTGGGACAGCTTCCTGGACAACTTCATGGAGGGGAAAG TGTCCTATGGGTCGTGGTACCAGCACGTGAAGGAGTGGTGGGAGCTGACACGCTCTCACCCTGTTCTCTATCTCTTCTATGAAGACCTGAAGGAG AATCCAAAAAGGGAGATCAAGAAGGTCCTAGAGTTTTTGGGGCGCTCTTTGCCTGAGGAGACCGTGGATCTCATTGTTCACCACACATCCTTCAAGGAAATGAAGGAGAACCCCATGACTAACTACACCACTCTCCCCTCTGCAGTCATGGACCATGACGTTTCTCCCTTCATGAGGAAAG gTACCACTGGGGACTGGAAAAACATCTTCACTGTAGCTCAGAATGAGCGCTTTGATGCCCACTATGCTAAGATGATGAGAGGCTGCAATCTCAAATTCCGTTGCAATCT GAAATCTGAGCCAACAGAATGA